The Sedimentibacter sp. zth1 DNA segment CCATTTTCACGTTCTGTAATTGCAACTGCAATATGATATATATATCCTCTACGACCATCGTGTCCGCTAAGTATAACACCAATAATCACATTATCTTTTTCAGCAACAAAGCAAGTTTCTGGATTTCTCAACAAAAATTTTTTAATTCCTTCGTTTGAATCATCTAAGTTATTCAGTCCCATACCCGGAGTATTTATCCACAAATTATAAACTCCATCATAATCATTTATTATCATCTTTCTAATCTTCATAAGTACCCCCTAATCTTTTGTAATATATAAATTAACACTCATTTCAATATAACTTATATTTTGTTCTTTGAAAATTTTTTTGCAAATCTAATGATTTGTAATGAAAATTTTACCACAGCTTCATCTATTAAGCAATAAATATCTTTTCCTAAATTTTTAAAAATTTATTTGCTTTAATAACTATAAAATTAAAGGACTAATAAAGTTATTATACTTCATTAATCCTCTAAATTTTATGCTATTATATTTATTTTAGTGCTATGTAAATATCTATGTCTGCATTGTCAAAATCGGCATTTAAATATTCTTCAAAATCTCCTGTATAGCTTCTATTTAAATCCATCTTCCATATTTCTTCCCAAGCATTTGCCACAGCCTTTTCCATATGTCCATGCACTGAAAATTTTGCATACTTACCAGCTGGTATAATCTTTACACTTAAATCATCATTTTCAGCTTTTAATACTTCATTTCCTGCTGTTACGCAATAACTGTCACCTTCATAGTCAGAATATAAACCAATAGCATACTCATTTGCTTTATTTTTTATAACAGCATTTAACCCACCTTGATATAACTTCTCCCATAGACCTCCAATTAGCATACACATATTCGGGTCAGAATTTGATGTTTTTGCACTAACACCTACAACAATTTTTTCTTTTAATTCTACAATTTCATAATTCATAATATCATAACCTCCAATTTGTTATGTGATTATGATATATTACCTAAGTGACAACAGCATGTCATATTATAAAAAATTTTTAAATATATTTTATAACTATTAAATTTTAAATATGTTAATTTTAGATTTTACTTATCTATTTTGAATATCTTGTTAACATTAACTCTAATTTTTCTTTTACTTTTTCCCTTTCTTCTACTGGCTCTAAAAGCTCACAATGTTCACCAAATGAAGATATATAATAAAACAACCATTCTCCTTTTGGAAAAGCTATCTCGGCAATAAAACTTCCATCTTCAAGCTTAGTATATATTTCAAATTCATCATAAACACGAAATGCCATTTTTGAAGATAACTTAAGCTTTAAATTTATAAATTCTTCTTTAAACGTATTTTTATTATTAAATATATGCTTAGGTGGTTTACGATTGAAAGTTTCTTCTAATATGCATATGTTTTTCATCCTTCGCAGTTTAAAAAAACGATAATCACATTTTGAAGTACAATAGCCATATAAGTACCAACTACTACCCTTATAGCATAGCTTTAGTGGCTCAACTTTTCTTTGTGTATTTTCACCCTTGCCACTAGCATATGAAAAAGAAATAATTTGCATATGTAAAATAGCATTTTTAATATTATTAAATGATTCCTTCTCTTTTTCAGCATTTGACCATGTTGAAAAATCTATCTCTATCCAGTCCGAGTTTGATTCACCAAACAGACTACTTAATTTATTAATAGCTGTATCTGTTTCACCAAAATTAACCGATTTTACAGCTTTTAACGAGGATAGAATATCAGCTTTTTCGCTTTCAGTAAGTATTGTTTTATTAAGAACAAAATTAGGCAGAAGTGAAACACCTCCGCCTTTACCTTTAGTCATATAAACTGGAATACCCGAACTAGACAATGTTTCTATATCTCGATATATTGTTCTAGTTGATACCTCAAGATGGCTAGCAAGTTCTTTAGCAGTTACAGCCTTTTTATCAAGCAAAATATATACAATCTCAAATAATCTATTAATTTGCATTTTCATCACCTACATTTATTGAATCTCATTTTAATATATGCTTTCTATTTTTTGGTGGCATATCTCTCAAAATATTTAATAAAAATTAGCAAATATTGATGCCACAATTACTGTTAACAATCCCGATACAGCTATAGACAGGCTACTCATAGCACCTTCTATTTCACCTATTTCTAATGCCTTTGATGTACCTATTGCATGTGAAGCTGTTCCTATTGCAAGCCCAACTGCTACTGGTTCTTTTATTTTAAAAATTTTGCATACTAACATTGCAATTACATTACCAATTATACCTGTTACGACTATTGCAGCTACTGTTATTGTTACTATTCCTCCAAGCTCGTTTGATACGCCTATACCGATAGCTGTCGTTATAGATTTTGGTAGTAGGGTTACATACTGCTCGTGTGTAAATTTAAATAAATATGACAATAGTAGTATACTACCAAGACTCGAAATTACTCCAGAGGTTATACCAACAATAACTGCTTTAAAATTATTTTTTAATAATTCAAGCTGTCTATACAATGGTATAGCAAGGCAAACTGTTGCTGGTGTTAATAAATAGCTTAAATATTTAGCGCTTTCATTGTATGTATCATAATCAATTTTAAATATTGTTAAAACTCCTATAACAAATATAATGGAAATAAGCAATGGATTTAAGAAGTCAAATTTAAATTTATTTTTTATTAATACTCCTATCATATAGCCAACAATGCTTATAGCTACACCAAAATATACTGAATTACAAATTATTTCTTTCACTTTTTTTGTTCCTTTCCATTTTCATAACTAATTCTGTTGATTTTCCTGTAACAACCATAACAATAATTGTTGTAATAACTATAGTTATTAAAATAGGAAATAGAATTGCTCTCAAGCTATCCCAAACAGTAATTAATCCAACTGCCGCGGGTATAAACATTAAAGGCATAATTTGAACTAAAAAATCTCCAGCCTTCTCAATTTTATCAAGCTTTATAATATTAAACCTTAGGCATATGAGCATTAGAACTAATCCATAAATACTTGCTGGTATTGGTAATGGAATTATACTGTATAATGCTTCGCCTATAAAACAAATTATCAGTATTGTACAAAACTGAAATATAAGTGTCATAATAATCTCTCCCATGATGAAATAATTAATATATTATACCACCATTTATTAATTTTCCAAATCATATTTTTAAATATTTACTTTATTTATTTACATGAATTTACTTTTTCATTCAAGCTATAATAATAAAGTCACACAAAATTATATATTGTTTAAATACAATTTCATATGACTTTAATTATTAAACATACTTTAAAACACTCATTAATTCATTAATTAGGTTTAGTTTCTATGAAAATCTCAATTAAAAAAACAATTTTTTTATTTTTACCCCTTTTAAATCTAATAAATTATTGGTAGAACTAGATAACACTTATATC contains these protein-coding regions:
- a CDS encoding CidA/LrgA family protein; protein product: MTLIFQFCTILIICFIGEALYSIIPLPIPASIYGLVLMLICLRFNIIKLDKIEKAGDFLVQIMPLMFIPAAVGLITVWDSLRAILFPILITIVITTIIVMVVTGKSTELVMKMERNKKSERNNL
- a CDS encoding GNAT family N-acetyltransferase, which translates into the protein MKIRKMIINDYDGVYNLWINTPGMGLNNLDDSNEGIKKFLLRNPETCFVAEKDNVIIGVILSGHDGRRGYIYHIAVAITERENGIGSVLLESAMNALKVEGINKVALVVFAKNTIGNSFWGKRGFTVREDLIYRNKTINELTRIDT
- a CDS encoding LrgB family protein codes for the protein MKEIICNSVYFGVAISIVGYMIGVLIKNKFKFDFLNPLLISIIFVIGVLTIFKIDYDTYNESAKYLSYLLTPATVCLAIPLYRQLELLKNNFKAVIVGITSGVISSLGSILLLSYLFKFTHEQYVTLLPKSITTAIGIGVSNELGGIVTITVAAIVVTGIIGNVIAMLVCKIFKIKEPVAVGLAIGTASHAIGTSKALEIGEIEGAMSSLSIAVSGLLTVIVASIFANFY
- a CDS encoding YafY family protein, whose translation is MQINRLFEIVYILLDKKAVTAKELASHLEVSTRTIYRDIETLSSSGIPVYMTKGKGGGVSLLPNFVLNKTILTESEKADILSSLKAVKSVNFGETDTAINKLSSLFGESNSDWIEIDFSTWSNAEKEKESFNNIKNAILHMQIISFSYASGKGENTQRKVEPLKLCYKGSSWYLYGYCTSKCDYRFFKLRRMKNICILEETFNRKPPKHIFNNKNTFKEEFINLKLKLSSKMAFRVYDEFEIYTKLEDGSFIAEIAFPKGEWLFYYISSFGEHCELLEPVEEREKVKEKLELMLTRYSK
- a CDS encoding GyrI-like domain-containing protein; translation: MNYEIVELKEKIVVGVSAKTSNSDPNMCMLIGGLWEKLYQGGLNAVIKNKANEYAIGLYSDYEGDSYCVTAGNEVLKAENDDLSVKIIPAGKYAKFSVHGHMEKAVANAWEEIWKMDLNRSYTGDFEEYLNADFDNADIDIYIALK